From a single Ischnura elegans chromosome 7, ioIscEleg1.1, whole genome shotgun sequence genomic region:
- the LOC124162714 gene encoding histidine-rich glycoprotein-like — protein MVSLAWRPILGPGTFLLVLCVAIYSVNSRGIEPVDALAEATEERQWGVVDLTSVGASDLEVAASGHGKKWEKGGGEEHHEDHHSKHGHKADKGSKGHHEHKKGHHGKHGKEEHSGHYGEEGGHKKGHHEGGGEYGEHHKGHKGHKAAHYGEKGGHKKGHHTKGYHNKYHKDEFHKKHDFYDDYHKHGKHHKHGDHHEHHGGKKGGHKKGGHHKAGHHHDHHGKKGHHKKGHYYDDHKGHKAHHGHEEHHGHKEDYGKKGGHHGGKKYGFSSGGGGGGGGGGHKHHG, from the coding sequence ATGGTGTCTCTTGCTTGGAGGCCCATCCTGGGCCCCGGCACGTTCCTTCTCGTCCTCTGCGTGGCGATCTACAGCGTCAACTCCCGGGGAATCGAACCGGTGGACGCGTTAGCCGAGGCCACTGAGGAGAGACAGTGGGGAGTGGTCGACCTGACGTCCGTGGGTGCCAGTGACCTGGAGGTGGCGGCGTCCGGACACGGCAAGAAGTGGGAGAAGGGTGGCGGAGAAGAACACCACGAGGACCACCACAGCAAACACGGGCACAAGGCCGACAAAGGGTCCAAGGGTCACCACGAACACAAAAAGGGTCACCACGGCAAGCACGGCAAGGAGGAGCACAGCGGGCACTACGGAGAGGAGGGTGGGCACAAGAAAGGTCACCACGAGGGAGGCGGAGAGTACGGGGAACACCACAAGGGGCACAAAGGTCACAAGGCTGCCCACTACGGAGAGAAGGGGGGCCACAAGAAGGGCCACCACACCAAGGGGTACCACAACAAGTACCACAAGGACGAGTTCCACAAGAAGCACGACTTCTACGATGATTACCACAAGCACGGCAAGCACCACAAGCACGGCGATCACCACGAGCACCACGGGGGCAAGAAGGGAGGGCACAAGAAGGGAGGTCACCACAAGGCAGGGCACCACCACGACCACCACGGCAAGAAGGGTCACCACAAGAAGGGCCACTACTATGACGACCACAAGGGGCACAAGGCCCACCACGGTCACGAGGAGCACCACGGACACAAGGAGGATTATGGGAAGAAGGGCGGGCACCACGGAGGCAAGAAATACGGTTTCAGCAGCGGCGGAGGTGGCGGCGGTGGTGGCGGTGGGCACAAGCACCACGGTTAA